From Treponema primitia ZAS-1, one genomic window encodes:
- a CDS encoding flagellar hook-associated protein 3, translating to MRRVSTDMPNTDVQYYLRRQEQGLNDMQTKIANQTRINELRDDPLAAAHAVRYDSYLTRLERFEKNTLYAQGHYRITDDYMKQAVDVLQRIRELSVQGSNGSYAPEDLRYMGQEINELMKELVSIANAKGNDGNQIFAGDKAFTEPFRIVEGTIPNGGENMVVRVEYRGAGAARRTEITEGAYAKLDMGGGEVFWAEHMQIFSNFDATNYRVTEPGAFYIDGEEINAGPGDSLPAIVAKINESAAAVKAYIDPVTKGIALEGTNPHLIRLEDRFDSRILQDLGLITNSGDPGAPNWHPSARVSGGSVFDMVIRLRDGLYRGDAEFVGGQGISGIDLALANMESRLAEVGSRQERVEATWQRLNKEIPDVAAAFAREAGLDFTTAATNLGMMDFAHKAALQTAAKVLPPTLLDFLR from the coding sequence ATGAGACGTGTTTCCACTGATATGCCAAACACCGACGTGCAGTACTATCTGCGCCGTCAGGAACAGGGCCTTAATGATATGCAGACAAAGATCGCCAACCAAACCAGGATCAATGAGCTCCGGGATGATCCCCTGGCTGCTGCCCATGCGGTTCGTTACGATTCCTACCTAACCCGGTTAGAGCGCTTTGAGAAAAACACCCTCTACGCCCAGGGTCACTACCGGATCACCGATGATTATATGAAGCAGGCCGTCGACGTACTGCAGCGGATTCGGGAGCTTTCGGTACAGGGTTCCAACGGCAGCTATGCGCCGGAGGATCTCCGGTACATGGGCCAGGAAATAAACGAGCTTATGAAGGAACTGGTTTCCATCGCCAACGCCAAGGGCAATGACGGCAACCAGATCTTTGCGGGGGACAAGGCCTTTACCGAGCCCTTCCGCATCGTGGAAGGTACCATCCCCAACGGCGGGGAGAACATGGTAGTCCGGGTTGAATACCGGGGCGCCGGGGCTGCCAGGCGGACCGAGATTACCGAAGGCGCGTATGCCAAGCTGGATATGGGGGGCGGGGAAGTTTTTTGGGCCGAGCATATGCAGATCTTCTCCAACTTTGACGCAACCAATTACCGCGTTACCGAACCCGGCGCATTTTATATTGACGGTGAGGAAATAAACGCCGGCCCCGGGGATAGCCTTCCTGCCATCGTGGCAAAGATTAACGAATCTGCTGCGGCGGTTAAGGCCTACATAGATCCGGTAACCAAGGGTATTGCCCTTGAGGGCACAAACCCGCACCTGATCCGCCTGGAGGACCGGTTTGATTCACGGATACTGCAGGATCTGGGGCTCATCACGAATTCCGGCGATCCCGGCGCTCCCAACTGGCATCCCTCAGCCCGGGTTTCCGGCGGTTCCGTCTTTGATATGGTTATCCGTCTGCGGGACGGGCTGTACCGGGGGGACGCGGAATTTGTGGGAGGCCAGGGTATAAGCGGCATCGATCTTGCCTTGGCCAATATGGAAAGCCGGCTCGCCGAGGTAGGCAGCCGGCAGGAACGGGTGGAAGCCACCTGGCAGCGTCTGAACAAGGAAATACCCGATGTGGCCGCCGCCTTTGCCCGGGAAGCGGGCCTGGACTTTACCACCGCCGCCACAAATCTGGGTATGATGGACTTTGCCCACAAGGCAGCCCTGCAGACCGCCGCCAAGGTCCTGCCCCCAACGCTGTTAGATTTTCTACGTTAA
- the fliW gene encoding flagellar assembly protein FliW — protein MKVATKSYGLIEVDERQRISFPLGILGFEPVKEYILLDAERQPFYWLQALDVEQVAFILINPFLFRPDYELDINDEELQDIGLSGPEKALIFSVVTIPSDGGPMTANLQGPLIINRETRSGKQAVLTDPRWKTKHDIMSELATARKGPC, from the coding sequence GTGAAGGTCGCAACAAAATCATATGGCCTGATTGAAGTGGATGAACGCCAAAGGATAAGCTTCCCCCTGGGGATCCTTGGTTTTGAGCCGGTTAAGGAGTACATACTCCTGGATGCGGAACGGCAGCCCTTCTATTGGCTTCAGGCTCTGGACGTGGAGCAGGTAGCGTTTATCCTGATTAATCCATTTCTGTTCAGGCCGGATTACGAATTAGACATCAACGATGAGGAACTGCAGGACATCGGTTTATCCGGTCCGGAAAAGGCGCTGATTTTTTCTGTGGTAACCATACCGTCCGATGGAGGTCCCATGACCGCCAATCTCCAGGGGCCCCTTATCATCAATCGGGAAACCCGGTCCGGTAAACAGGCTGTACTAACAGATCCCCGGTGGAAGACCAAACACGACATTATGAGCGAGCTAGCCACCGCGAGGAAGGGGCCATGCTGA
- a CDS encoding FIST N-terminal domain-containing protein: MIKMLNANTAEIDDVDAAVAEILAQLDLSGKLLKNSVGIIACYHEFIETGVVEAVCKKLPFDVVGCTTVGNAVLDKCGLELLSLSVLTSDDVSFSAAISGELDPGDIRPAITGVYNQALASLGGEPALILSYAPMMSSVGAAPILEEINKLGRGIPVFGTISCDSTSDLHESQVIHNGAASKNTLALVLVKGNIRPAFHVNSISDDKIQKLTAVITESEGCLLRKVNDMPFLDYLETIGIPKERVIESPTSFPIMVNYNDGTKPAGRGIYGLSPEGYALLGGEAPLGATVALGTIDYKGVLETAETAVKRALEDGTISGLLLYPCLTRNFMLGPNSDDEMKKVMGVLGGKYPYQICYSGGEICPSSTEDGKLLNRVHNFTFAICTF, translated from the coding sequence ATGATAAAAATGCTGAATGCCAATACGGCGGAAATTGATGATGTTGACGCGGCGGTAGCGGAAATCCTTGCGCAGCTTGATTTATCGGGCAAATTGCTTAAAAATTCCGTGGGTATCATAGCCTGTTACCATGAATTTATCGAAACCGGGGTGGTGGAGGCGGTCTGCAAAAAGCTGCCCTTCGACGTAGTGGGTTGTACCACCGTGGGCAATGCGGTCCTGGACAAGTGCGGCCTGGAGCTTTTGAGCCTTTCGGTGCTGACCAGCGACGATGTAAGCTTTTCCGCCGCCATATCCGGGGAACTGGACCCGGGGGATATACGGCCTGCCATTACGGGGGTCTACAACCAGGCTTTAGCTTCCCTGGGCGGGGAACCGGCGCTGATACTTTCTTACGCGCCCATGATGAGTTCCGTGGGAGCCGCCCCGATTTTGGAAGAAATAAACAAACTGGGCCGGGGTATACCCGTATTCGGCACGATTTCTTGCGATTCAACCTCGGATCTCCATGAAAGCCAGGTTATCCATAATGGCGCAGCCTCTAAAAACACCCTGGCCCTGGTCCTGGTAAAGGGGAATATCCGGCCCGCCTTCCATGTAAACTCCATCTCGGATGACAAGATCCAGAAATTAACCGCCGTTATTACCGAATCCGAAGGCTGTCTGTTGAGAAAGGTGAATGATATGCCCTTCCTGGATTACCTTGAAACCATAGGGATTCCCAAGGAACGGGTCATTGAATCTCCCACTTCGTTTCCCATTATGGTAAACTACAATGACGGTACCAAGCCGGCCGGTCGGGGTATCTACGGCTTAAGCCCGGAAGGTTACGCCCTTTTGGGCGGGGAAGCGCCGCTGGGCGCCACGGTGGCCCTGGGAACCATAGACTATAAGGGGGTTCTGGAAACTGCCGAAACCGCCGTGAAAAGAGCCCTGGAGGACGGAACTATCAGTGGTCTCCTTTTGTACCCCTGCCTGACCAGGAACTTCATGCTTGGCCCCAACAGCGATGATGAAATGAAAAAGGTAATGGGGGTTTTAGGCGGAAAATACCCCTATCAAATATGTTATTCCGGCGGGGAAATTTGCCCATCATCCACAGAGGATGGCAAGCTTTTAAACCGCGTACATAATTTTACCTTTGCTATTTGCACTTTTTAG
- the csrA gene encoding carbon storage regulator CsrA, protein MLILSRRLNEKVMIGDDISISIIEIRGDQVRIGVDAPKTVKVFRQEVFDAIKAENKAAAESKPVFPELDFGATRDPDAL, encoded by the coding sequence ATGCTGATACTATCCAGAAGGCTCAACGAAAAAGTAATGATAGGCGACGATATTTCCATATCGATTATTGAGATCCGCGGGGATCAGGTACGTATTGGGGTGGACGCACCAAAAACAGTAAAAGTGTTTCGCCAGGAAGTGTTTGACGCCATCAAGGCGGAAAATAAGGCTGCTGCGGAATCAAAACCGGTATTTCCGGAACTTGACTTCGGCGCCACCCGGGATCCGGACGCCCTATAG
- the tsaE gene encoding tRNA (adenosine(37)-N6)-threonylcarbamoyltransferase complex ATPase subunit type 1 TsaE, whose amino-acid sequence MVRFVSSSPEETMSIGEKIARGLKKGSIVALRGGLGAGKTCLTKGIARGLGILEEVTSPTYTIISEYSTGNNSPSLPFYHIDAYRLKGDDDFEALGGNECIYGEGISVIEWSERLPLSIPPSAIIIEIALLDHGRRSIDLEEP is encoded by the coding sequence CTGGTTAGGTTTGTTTCTTCTTCTCCGGAAGAAACCATGTCCATAGGGGAAAAGATCGCCCGGGGCCTCAAAAAGGGCAGCATTGTAGCCCTAAGAGGTGGTCTGGGCGCCGGAAAAACCTGCCTTACCAAGGGTATTGCCCGGGGTCTCGGCATTTTAGAAGAAGTAACCAGCCCTACGTATACCATTATCTCCGAATACAGCACGGGCAATAATAGCCCTTCCCTACCCTTCTATCATATTGACGCCTATCGCCTCAAGGGAGATGATGATTTTGAAGCCCTGGGGGGTAATGAGTGTATCTATGGCGAGGGGATTTCCGTTATTGAATGGAGCGAACGTCTCCCCCTGTCAATTCCCCCTTCAGCGATTATTATTGAGATTGCCCTGCTTGACCATGGCCGGCGCAGTATTGACCTGGAGGAACCTTGA
- a CDS encoding flagellar brake protein — protein sequence MVIRGFLGLYLLQDGMVYFKSSGEDNPWTAPIIGGLLGGLFLLLLITGLVKNRKGAGAPRRFSVFAIRRIANSYGLDKSQRKMLEDVFRNDAVTDPLSVIQSTPLLDKHFKRTYQRIENSADDEAVVQQRIALLFSTRNSIEATQNTTATATSTRQIPANMAAMLAVGRETYQIRVINAKGDSILVDSPKNSLGSPVKFPNGSRVSLSFFTKSSKGYSFDSKILGVSETPKGSALKLAHAARVKPLVQRRFRRRQTSTNCNFSLVMVTETKVRRKIVKKMTLDKHRYSGTIMDISIGGCSVRSSANIQPGSRVKIEFAYGNSPSMAALGQILRINRGGMYATIHMKFIKMPRRTQNSINAMVFEYSDD from the coding sequence ATGGTTATCCGGGGGTTTTTAGGGCTCTATCTTCTTCAAGATGGCATGGTTTATTTTAAATCCTCAGGTGAAGATAATCCCTGGACAGCTCCGATTATAGGGGGGCTCCTTGGGGGGCTTTTCCTTCTTTTACTAATCACCGGCCTTGTCAAAAACCGAAAAGGCGCCGGAGCGCCGCGCCGGTTCAGCGTCTTCGCTATACGGAGAATAGCCAATTCTTACGGGCTGGATAAGTCCCAGAGAAAGATGCTGGAGGATGTTTTTAGAAACGATGCGGTAACGGATCCCCTTTCGGTGATACAGAGTACTCCTCTTCTGGATAAGCATTTTAAGAGAACGTACCAGCGTATTGAAAACAGCGCGGATGATGAAGCGGTGGTTCAGCAGCGGATAGCCCTTCTCTTTTCCACGAGAAATTCTATTGAGGCTACACAAAATACCACTGCCACCGCTACATCAACCCGCCAGATACCGGCGAATATGGCGGCAATGCTTGCGGTGGGCAGAGAAACCTACCAGATTAGGGTAATCAATGCCAAGGGAGATTCGATTTTGGTTGATAGTCCAAAAAACTCTCTAGGCAGCCCGGTAAAATTCCCCAACGGCTCCAGGGTTTCCCTTTCATTCTTTACCAAGTCAAGTAAGGGTTATTCCTTTGATAGCAAAATACTCGGTGTCTCAGAAACCCCCAAGGGTTCGGCTTTAAAGCTCGCCCATGCCGCCAGGGTTAAGCCCCTGGTTCAGCGCAGGTTCCGGCGGAGGCAAACCTCTACCAACTGCAATTTTTCCCTGGTTATGGTAACGGAGACGAAGGTACGCCGGAAGATAGTGAAAAAGATGACCCTGGATAAACACCGTTATTCCGGAACCATTATGGATATTTCCATAGGCGGGTGTTCTGTTAGAAGCTCTGCGAATATACAGCCAGGCTCTAGGGTTAAAATAGAGTTTGCCTATGGCAATTCCCCATCCATGGCTGCCCTGGGACAGATTCTCAGGATTAACCGGGGAGGTATGTACGCAACAATCCATATGAAATTTATTAAAATGCCCCGCAGGACCCAGAATTCTATTAACGCTATGGTATTTGAATACAGTGACGATTGA
- the tsaB gene encoding tRNA (adenosine(37)-N6)-threonylcarbamoyltransferase complex dimerization subunit type 1 TsaB, translating into MNILALDTSAAVLSVALATGTDVWYFEVDGGLRHGELLMDVVDHLLGSAGLEPTDLELAACMKGPGSFTGLRIAFAAAKGLALSLGIPMVSAPTLDCMAASQAAWPGIVLPAMDAKKGRFFTALYRGGLREGAYRDASPEEIAEALSASAVRDDPVMITGPAAEMVLERLKPLFDGSLDQSRFFVDPLGKRGKARELLDIVKKMDIVEATQEVFSGPLYLRKSDAELTFKAK; encoded by the coding sequence ATGAATATACTTGCCCTGGACACATCCGCCGCGGTATTATCAGTTGCCCTTGCCACAGGGACCGATGTTTGGTACTTTGAGGTGGATGGCGGGCTGCGCCATGGGGAACTGCTCATGGATGTGGTGGACCATTTGCTGGGCAGCGCCGGCCTTGAACCCACAGACCTTGAGCTTGCGGCCTGTATGAAGGGCCCCGGTTCCTTTACGGGGCTTCGTATAGCCTTTGCGGCGGCCAAGGGTCTGGCCCTTTCCCTGGGCATACCCATGGTTTCGGCGCCAACCCTGGATTGCATGGCCGCGTCCCAGGCAGCCTGGCCGGGGATAGTCCTCCCGGCAATGGACGCAAAGAAGGGCCGCTTTTTTACCGCCCTGTATAGAGGCGGGCTGCGGGAAGGGGCATACCGGGACGCTTCCCCGGAGGAAATTGCCGAGGCCCTTAGCGCAAGCGCGGTTAGGGACGATCCGGTGATGATTACCGGTCCGGCGGCGGAGATGGTATTGGAAAGACTTAAGCCCCTTTTCGATGGTTCCCTTGACCAGAGCCGGTTTTTTGTTGATCCCCTGGGGAAAAGGGGAAAAGCCCGGGAGCTATTGGACATTGTTAAAAAAATGGATATAGTAGAGGCAACGCAGGAGGTCTTTTCAGGTCCCCTTTATTTACGCAAGAGTGACGCTGAATTAACCTTTAAAGCTAAATAA
- a CDS encoding flagellar protein FlaG: MGTVLAARGVIPQQELPQIRASKAASAAHAAAIERFESTLPGNRSPVEQASVDIGATVADLERVTLALNRRLKFEVDHESHEVIVKVIDGETDKVIKILPPEELQRLHNNIKETIGFLFDEKV, encoded by the coding sequence ATGGGTACTGTATTAGCCGCTCGGGGTGTAATTCCCCAGCAGGAACTCCCGCAGATTCGTGCGTCTAAGGCCGCTTCGGCAGCCCATGCCGCTGCAATAGAAAGATTTGAATCAACCCTGCCGGGAAATCGGAGTCCAGTGGAACAAGCTTCCGTGGATATAGGAGCTACCGTTGCGGATCTTGAACGGGTCACGCTGGCCTTAAATCGAAGGCTCAAATTCGAAGTAGACCACGAGTCCCATGAGGTAATCGTCAAGGTCATCGACGGCGAAACCGATAAGGTAATTAAGATACTTCCACCGGAAGAATTGCAACGACTGCATAATAACATCAAGGAGACCATCGGTTTCTTATTCGACGAAAAAGTGTAG
- a CDS encoding HD-GYP domain-containing protein, whose product MSDTEDLEPLEVLETLSDDNLLNDDSEVTAPLVSSVALFEESVFPVLIINHQLRILYANPGSKKLFSAFQHLQKNNFIDVFGKSFDLKDIREIRSIVTNGENGYSWKGEARIKSRNMVTVQAKVYIFPAELNITDPKEFVVMFDDVTEENRQLLRSVFNSLLEASKLKDNDTGKHISRVNLYSRCLAEELHLRPGYERVDADFIDNIGLLASMHDVGKIGTPDDILNKEGPLSDWEWSVMQEHTKNGAFILSTYPNPMAKEIALSHHEKWNGSGYPFHLEGNMIPLAARIVAIADVYDALRMRRSYKPPFDHPTAINMMMKGKDTHFDPALLDTFYTASDKFNDLFEKNKDK is encoded by the coding sequence ATGTCAGATACCGAAGATTTGGAACCTCTTGAAGTATTGGAAACCTTAAGTGATGATAATCTTCTTAATGATGACTCTGAGGTAACTGCACCGCTTGTATCGTCGGTTGCGTTATTTGAAGAGAGTGTATTCCCCGTATTGATTATTAACCATCAGTTACGAATACTCTACGCCAATCCGGGTTCTAAAAAATTGTTTTCCGCCTTTCAGCATCTCCAGAAAAATAATTTTATCGATGTTTTTGGGAAATCCTTTGACCTTAAGGATATACGGGAGATTCGGAGTATCGTAACCAATGGGGAAAATGGGTATTCCTGGAAGGGGGAAGCCCGGATAAAGTCCCGGAATATGGTAACTGTACAGGCTAAGGTTTACATTTTCCCGGCGGAACTGAATATCACGGATCCCAAAGAATTTGTGGTGATGTTTGATGATGTAACCGAGGAGAACCGCCAACTCCTGCGCAGTGTTTTTAACAGTCTCCTGGAGGCTTCAAAACTGAAGGACAACGATACGGGGAAGCATATCTCCCGGGTAAACCTTTATTCCCGGTGTCTCGCGGAGGAACTGCACCTTAGGCCGGGGTATGAACGGGTGGACGCGGACTTTATCGACAATATCGGGCTTCTGGCATCCATGCACGATGTAGGAAAGATCGGTACCCCCGACGATATCCTTAATAAGGAAGGCCCCCTTTCGGACTGGGAGTGGTCGGTAATGCAGGAGCATACAAAGAACGGCGCTTTTATCCTTTCAACCTATCCAAACCCCATGGCCAAGGAAATTGCCCTGAGCCACCATGAAAAATGGAATGGATCGGGGTATCCCTTCCATTTGGAAGGGAATATGATCCCCCTGGCCGCACGGATTGTGGCGATTGCGGATGTATACGATGCCCTTCGGATGCGGAGAAGTTATAAACCCCCCTTTGATCATCCCACGGCGATCAATATGATGATGAAAGGAAAGGATACCCATTTCGATCCCGCCTTACTGGATACCTTCTATACCGCATCCGATAAGTTTAATGATCTTTTTGAGAAAAATAAGGACAAATAA
- a CDS encoding flagellin, which yields MIINHNMSAMFANRTLGVTQADVQRSIERLSSGQRINRAGDDASGLAVSEKMRGQIRGLNQAERNIQNGVSFIQVTEGYLQESQDILHRLRELSVQSANGIYTDEDRMQIQVEVSQLVDEINRVASHAQYNGMNILTGSFAQNSSVNRIMQLQVGANMDQNEQIFIGTMTAQALGLQNTQGEDGNISIVSPEEANQAIGSIDSALKLISKQRADLGAYQNRFEMAAEGIAVAAENLQASESRVRDADMATEMVAFTKDSILSQAGNAMLAQANVQTQSVLQLLG from the coding sequence ATGATTATTAATCACAACATGAGCGCCATGTTTGCCAATCGCACACTTGGGGTTACGCAGGCCGATGTACAACGGAGCATTGAAAGGCTCAGTTCAGGTCAGCGTATTAACCGGGCGGGCGATGACGCTTCCGGGCTCGCGGTCTCCGAGAAAATGCGGGGCCAGATCCGGGGTTTGAACCAGGCTGAGCGCAATATACAGAACGGTGTGTCCTTTATCCAGGTTACCGAAGGTTACCTTCAGGAAAGCCAGGATATCCTGCACCGTCTGCGGGAGCTGTCCGTACAGTCCGCCAACGGTATCTATACCGATGAGGATCGTATGCAGATTCAGGTTGAGGTTTCCCAGTTGGTCGATGAAATCAACCGTGTAGCGAGCCATGCTCAATACAACGGGATGAACATCCTCACCGGGTCCTTTGCCCAGAATTCATCCGTTAACCGGATTATGCAGCTCCAGGTCGGGGCCAATATGGATCAGAACGAACAGATCTTTATCGGTACCATGACCGCTCAGGCACTTGGTTTACAGAACACCCAGGGCGAGGACGGGAATATTTCCATCGTCTCCCCTGAGGAAGCCAATCAGGCTATCGGCTCAATCGATTCTGCATTGAAGTTAATCTCCAAGCAGCGAGCTGATCTTGGCGCGTATCAGAACCGGTTTGAAATGGCCGCGGAAGGAATCGCTGTTGCAGCGGAAAACCTCCAAGCCTCCGAATCCCGGGTGCGGGATGCGGATATGGCGACCGAAATGGTTGCCTTTACCAAGGATTCGATCCTGTCCCAGGCGGGGAATGCTATGCTGGCCCAGGCCAATGTGCAGACCCAGTCGGTGTTACAGCTTTTGGGCTAG
- a CDS encoding flagellin: MIINHNLSAMFADRSLKVTQNNLTKSMEKLSSGLRVNRAGDDASGLAVSEKLRSQIRGLNQASANAANGISFIQTSEGYLQETQDIIQRMRELAVQASNGVYTDEDRMQIQVEVSQLIDEVDRIASHAQFNGMNMLTGRFAHQVGDNVVTASMWFHIGANMDQREQVFIGTMTSFGLGLRNIGNGEFMDMQSPEESNRAIGTLDAAIKLINKQRADLGAYQNRLEHAIVGLDVGAENMQASESRIRDTDMANQMVSYMRDQILSQSGTAMLAQANQRTTSVLQLLQ; this comes from the coding sequence ATGATCATCAACCATAACCTATCCGCTATGTTTGCGGACAGGTCCCTCAAGGTTACCCAAAATAACCTTACCAAGTCCATGGAGAAGCTTTCTTCCGGACTTCGTGTCAACCGTGCGGGAGACGACGCTTCCGGGCTTGCGGTTTCTGAAAAGTTACGCAGCCAGATCCGGGGGCTCAACCAGGCTTCCGCAAACGCCGCAAACGGCATTTCCTTTATCCAGACCAGCGAAGGATATCTCCAGGAGACCCAGGACATTATCCAGCGTATGCGGGAACTGGCGGTACAGGCTTCCAACGGTGTTTACACCGACGAAGACCGTATGCAGATCCAGGTGGAAGTTTCCCAGCTCATTGACGAAGTCGACCGGATTGCCAGCCATGCCCAGTTCAACGGCATGAACATGCTCACCGGCCGTTTCGCCCACCAGGTGGGGGACAACGTGGTCACCGCCTCTATGTGGTTCCATATCGGCGCCAACATGGATCAGCGGGAGCAGGTGTTTATCGGCACCATGACCTCCTTCGGACTTGGGCTCCGCAATATCGGAAACGGCGAGTTTATGGACATGCAGTCCCCGGAAGAGTCAAATCGGGCTATCGGGACCCTGGACGCTGCCATCAAACTCATCAATAAGCAGCGGGCAGACCTGGGCGCCTACCAGAACAGGTTGGAACACGCCATTGTCGGCCTGGACGTTGGAGCGGAGAACATGCAGGCTTCGGAATCCCGGATCAGGGATACCGATATGGCTAACCAGATGGTGAGCTATATGCGGGATCAGATCCTGTCCCAGTCCGGAACGGCCATGCTGGCCCAGGCGAACCAGCGGACTACCTCGGTCTTGCAACTTCTCCAATAA
- the fliD gene encoding flagellar filament capping protein FliD, which produces MSDIYVPGVKSRFNTDKLIDDLMKVERVPRDRVERRVETLQTEKTYWQEMGRRMGTLRDSARLLFSFQNPFNERIVISQDDSVISAIATREATEQDHRFTVKQVAAADRFISSPLEENYRIPNGTYNFSVGEDQISFAFRGGSLREFTEALNRRGKEKIQASLIQVEPGTRSLLIESLVTGEKNRLGFSEDAETLAIGIGMAERVNDTRVDFALSDATVQPGRNSDPKLISLENNILSVNAGGRAFISPGVAIRSSPELVVSFEASTVVQRNGAVIIPQPPTGPELPPTGSASYGGITIENDLSSAPLPPWTPPPIPPRVDDFGVLTFNYSDGTTTILPPISDSEDFKSYQYRLQDIAGDKTIVSMELVNGNTHRDVSIKNIRIYDPQATGGGFKAHNPVSLASDAIITMDGIEIKRPSNNIDDLIPGVTITPRTVSDRPVSLGVQPDREAIKDSVISLVGNYNRLMAEVNILTRNDDRIIQELSYLTTEEQENYRKRLGTFSGDSTLSQFKNTLQRAATTPYPTSDAPLLLSQIGVGTDVRRSGASSGYDASRLRGYLEIDEKILDSALETQIPRIRQLFGFDSDGDLLVDSGLAYTIDNLARPYVETGGIISLKTSSIDSRVDQDQRRMETLDRQLASKESSLKIQYGQMEGAFTRMERMSTSLDQFSQQSNSNNSR; this is translated from the coding sequence ATGTCCGATATTTATGTGCCCGGAGTAAAAAGCCGGTTTAATACCGATAAACTCATTGATGACCTGATGAAGGTTGAGCGTGTTCCCAGGGACCGCGTGGAAAGGCGTGTAGAGACACTCCAAACTGAAAAAACCTATTGGCAGGAGATGGGCCGGCGCATGGGTACCCTGCGGGACAGCGCCAGGCTCCTTTTTTCTTTTCAAAACCCCTTTAACGAACGAATAGTTATTTCCCAGGACGATTCGGTAATTAGCGCCATCGCCACCCGGGAAGCAACGGAGCAGGACCATCGCTTTACGGTAAAGCAGGTCGCCGCAGCGGACCGGTTCATATCCTCCCCCCTTGAGGAAAATTACCGGATACCCAACGGAACATACAATTTTTCCGTGGGGGAAGATCAGATCTCCTTTGCATTTCGCGGGGGCAGCCTCCGGGAATTTACCGAGGCCCTAAACAGGCGGGGAAAGGAAAAAATACAGGCCAGCCTTATCCAGGTTGAACCGGGAACTAGATCCCTGCTGATAGAATCCCTGGTAACCGGGGAAAAGAACCGCCTGGGCTTTTCCGAAGATGCGGAAACCCTGGCCATAGGTATTGGCATGGCGGAGCGGGTAAACGATACCCGGGTCGATTTTGCCCTGAGTGATGCCACGGTGCAGCCGGGGCGTAATTCGGATCCCAAGCTCATATCCCTTGAAAACAATATCCTCAGTGTCAACGCAGGGGGCAGGGCGTTTATAAGCCCCGGCGTGGCTATTCGTTCTTCCCCGGAGCTGGTTGTAAGTTTTGAGGCCTCCACGGTGGTACAGAGGAATGGCGCCGTGATCATACCCCAGCCGCCTACGGGCCCGGAGCTTCCCCCTACGGGGTCGGCGAGTTATGGCGGTATAACCATAGAAAATGACCTTTCATCGGCCCCCCTCCCCCCCTGGACCCCTCCGCCAATCCCGCCCAGGGTTGATGACTTTGGGGTTTTAACCTTTAACTATTCCGATGGAACTACTACCATTTTGCCGCCCATTTCGGATTCCGAAGATTTTAAGTCCTACCAATACCGGCTTCAGGATATAGCCGGGGATAAGACCATCGTTTCCATGGAATTGGTAAATGGTAATACCCACCGGGATGTGTCCATCAAAAATATCCGGATCTACGATCCCCAGGCGACCGGGGGGGGCTTCAAGGCCCATAACCCCGTTTCCCTTGCATCGGATGCGATTATCACCATGGACGGTATCGAGATAAAACGGCCAAGCAATAATATCGACGATCTTATTCCCGGGGTCACCATTACCCCCAGGACTGTCTCCGACAGACCGGTGAGTCTTGGGGTTCAGCCCGACCGGGAAGCGATAAAGGACAGCGTTATCTCCCTGGTGGGGAATTATAACCGCCTTATGGCGGAGGTGAATATTTTAACCCGGAACGACGATCGGATAATCCAGGAACTGAGCTACCTCACCACGGAGGAGCAGGAGAATTACCGAAAGCGGCTTGGTACCTTCTCCGGGGATTCAACCCTGAGCCAGTTTAAAAATACCCTCCAGCGGGCTGCCACAACGCCCTACCCTACTTCGGACGCGCCCTTACTACTTTCCCAGATCGGCGTGGGTACCGATGTGCGGCGTTCCGGCGCTTCCTCGGGTTACGATGCTTCCCGGCTGCGGGGCTACCTTGAGATTGACGAAAAAATTCTGGACTCCGCCCTGGAAACACAGATTCCCCGGATACGGCAGCTCTTCGGTTTTGACAGTGACGGGGATCTGCTGGTGGATTCCGGATTGGCCTATACCATAGACAACCTTGCCAGACCCTACGTGGAGACCGGGGGGATTATCAGCCTTAAAACAAGCTCTATCGATTCCCGGGTGGACCAGGATCAGCGGCGGATGGAAACCCTGGACCGACAGCTTGCCAGCAAGGAATCCTCCCTCAAGATACAGTATGGCCAAATGGAAGGGGCCTTTACCCGTATGGAACGGATGTCCACTTCCTTGGATCAGTTTAGCCAGCAGTCAAACAGCAATAATAGCAGGTAA